In the Rhodospirillaceae bacterium genome, one interval contains:
- a CDS encoding CoA ester lyase, with translation MFAPDRPNDHPNGRPSDRPRRSVLYMPASNPRALEKAKTLAADTVIFDLEDAVAPDAKESARESAIAAVNSGAYGQREVLIRVNGLDTAWISDDLKAVAKSKADGVVVPKVSTVDDMVQIDNIISAAGAPADFPVWAMMETPRGILSADAIAQSSPRLAGLCIGTADLSKDLQCAHPADRGPMSVSLQLVILAARANGLIVLDGVHVDLQDDAGFEMACRQGRDLGFDGKTLIHPKQIAGANVAFAPSEDEIAHAHRLIAAHEAAQSKGAGVTTLDGRLVEVLHVAEAQRLLAKADMINALESSHS, from the coding sequence ATGTTCGCACCTGATCGCCCTAATGATCACCCCAATGGTCGCCCAAGTGACCGGCCGCGCCGCAGCGTTTTATATATGCCGGCGTCAAATCCGCGCGCGCTGGAGAAAGCGAAAACCTTGGCCGCCGATACGGTGATTTTCGATCTTGAAGACGCTGTTGCGCCCGATGCGAAAGAGTCCGCCCGAGAGTCTGCCATCGCCGCAGTAAACTCCGGGGCTTACGGTCAGCGGGAAGTGCTGATTCGCGTCAATGGATTAGATACCGCCTGGATTTCGGATGATTTGAAAGCGGTTGCAAAATCCAAGGCCGATGGTGTTGTCGTACCAAAAGTCTCGACTGTGGATGACATGGTTCAAATCGATAACATTATATCTGCCGCCGGTGCGCCCGCTGATTTCCCTGTTTGGGCGATGATGGAAACCCCGCGCGGCATTTTGTCCGCGGATGCCATCGCGCAATCGTCGCCTAGGCTTGCCGGGCTGTGCATTGGCACCGCTGATCTCTCGAAAGATCTGCAATGCGCCCATCCCGCAGATCGCGGTCCCATGTCGGTCTCGTTGCAGCTGGTCATTCTGGCAGCGCGCGCCAATGGTTTGATTGTTCTGGATGGGGTCCATGTTGATTTGCAGGATGACGCTGGCTTTGAAATGGCCTGCCGTCAGGGCCGGGACCTCGGGTTCGATGGCAAAACACTCATTCACCCCAAGCAAATTGCCGGGGCCAATGTCGCCTTCGCCCCCTCGGAAGACGAGATTGCCCATGCCCATCGCCTGATTGCCGCTCATGAAGCGGCTCAGTCTAAAGGCGCGGGCGTCACAACGCTGGATGGCCGCTTGGTCGAAGTGCTTCATGTGGCAGAAGCGCAGCGTTTACTAGCTAAGGCTGATATGATTAACGCTCTCGAATCATCACACTCTTAA
- a CDS encoding LysE family transporter: MEHIAYGALVGLALAAPVGPVGILCIRLALTQGRLPAVIAGLGAATADTAFGAVAGLGLIFVQTFVSEHHVILSGVGALIVIALGLATLRKTVAFEERLTTLATLSQDFATTFTLAITNPATMIAALGLFAALGPIDISDDISDQSTVGPLLVLGVFFGSAAWWLFLASCAVLLRRRLLDNFNWLNRISGGLLLLFGAVLIVRLLTSGT; the protein is encoded by the coding sequence ATGGAACATATAGCCTACGGCGCACTGGTTGGCTTGGCGCTGGCCGCGCCGGTTGGCCCCGTTGGCATACTGTGTATCCGCCTCGCGTTGACACAAGGCCGGTTGCCAGCGGTGATCGCTGGGCTAGGGGCCGCCACGGCTGATACCGCTTTTGGAGCCGTTGCCGGGCTGGGCCTTATTTTTGTGCAGACGTTTGTATCAGAGCACCACGTCATACTTAGTGGTGTTGGCGCTCTTATTGTTATAGCTTTGGGCTTGGCTACATTGAGAAAAACCGTCGCCTTTGAAGAGCGCCTGACAACGCTGGCAACATTGTCTCAAGACTTTGCCACAACCTTCACGCTTGCCATCACCAACCCCGCCACCATGATTGCCGCCCTTGGGCTGTTTGCCGCCCTAGGCCCCATCGACATATCTGACGACATATCTGATCAATCGACCGTAGGCCCCCTATTGGTGTTGGGCGTGTTTTTCGGTTCAGCCGCTTGGTGGCTGTTTTTGGCCAGTTGCGCAGTGCTGCTGCGCCGCCGCCTGCTCGACAACTTTAACTGGCTCAACAGAATTTCAGGCGGCTTGCTGCTGCTGTTCGGCGCGGTCTTAATTGTCCGTTTGCTAACAAGCGGGACTTAG
- a CDS encoding aspartate-semialdehyde dehydrogenase, translated as MMLDDPSKRDSDAGYVVAVVGATGNVGREVLNTLWERQFPASKVIALASERSVGAEVSYGEDEVLTVQDLAKFDFSGVDIVLSSPGAKVSATYSPKAAAAGAVVIDNTSHFRMDPDVPLVVPEVNPEAIAGYKNKGIIANPNCSTIQMVVALKPLHKAFGIKRVVVSTYQSTSGAGKEAMDELFNQTKGIFVNQAPAGTNEVFPKQIAFNVIPHIDVFMDDGGTKEEWKMMVETKKILDPKIKVHANCARVPTFIGHAEYVNIETEKPISDTEAREILKKAPGITVVDHRLNEGYVTPAEVPGEDAVYVSRIRSDATVDNGLSFWCVSDNLRKGAALNAVQIAEVLVRDYLSVKG; from the coding sequence ATGATGCTAGACGATCCAAGTAAGAGAGACAGTGACGCGGGCTATGTGGTGGCCGTGGTCGGGGCCACAGGAAACGTGGGCCGTGAAGTGCTGAATACGCTGTGGGAACGCCAGTTTCCGGCAAGCAAGGTCATTGCACTCGCCTCGGAGCGATCTGTTGGCGCTGAAGTCTCATACGGCGAAGACGAGGTCCTTACGGTCCAAGATCTGGCCAAGTTTGATTTTTCAGGCGTTGATATTGTGCTGTCGTCCCCCGGCGCAAAAGTGTCGGCGACGTATAGCCCCAAGGCGGCTGCCGCTGGGGCCGTCGTTATCGACAACACCTCTCACTTCCGCATGGACCCTGATGTTCCGCTGGTTGTGCCTGAAGTCAATCCCGAAGCGATAGCTGGGTATAAAAACAAGGGTATCATCGCCAATCCCAACTGCTCGACCATTCAAATGGTTGTGGCCTTAAAGCCGCTTCATAAAGCGTTCGGCATTAAGCGGGTTGTTGTCTCGACTTATCAATCTACGTCCGGGGCGGGCAAAGAAGCGATGGATGAGCTGTTCAATCAGACCAAAGGTATTTTTGTCAATCAAGCACCTGCTGGCACCAATGAGGTTTTCCCAAAGCAAATTGCGTTCAACGTCATTCCTCATATTGATGTGTTCATGGATGATGGCGGGACCAAGGAAGAATGGAAAATGATGGTCGAGACGAAAAAAATTCTCGACCCAAAAATTAAAGTCCACGCCAACTGTGCGCGCGTTCCAACGTTTATCGGACATGCAGAATACGTGAATATCGAAACGGAAAAACCCATCAGCGATACGGAAGCGCGGGAAATTCTCAAGAAAGCGCCAGGGATTACTGTTGTGGACCATCGTCTCAATGAAGGGTATGTCACGCCTGCAGAAGTGCCGGGTGAAGATGCGGTGTATGTGTCTCGCATTCGCTCTGACGCCACGGTTGATAATGGGCTGTCTTTCTGGTGTGTGTCGGATAATTTACGTAAAGGCGCAGCCCTAAACGCTGTTCAAATCGCTGAAGTTCTGGTGCGCGATTATCTCAGCGTTAAAGGTTAA
- a CDS encoding response regulator: MSLPDIGPGIGNLRFLIVDDQSQIRLLVRTILFSLGCRDILEAEHGGDGLEQINASKPDIVITDWAMEPISGIQMVKTLRQSDVTAVKYMPVIMLTGFSERRRIVSARDAGINEYLLKPVSPKSLFSRIQAIIEQPRRFVKTASYFGPDRRRGKQQFNGPDKRGSGEEGVQMDMNVQLSQQEIEDEYFMPTESGSFASSEQYIPPGIRRAQELAKKNRR, translated from the coding sequence ATGAGTCTCCCTGACATCGGACCCGGCATTGGCAATCTGCGGTTTCTGATCGTTGATGATCAATCGCAAATACGGCTATTGGTCAGAACCATTCTCTTCTCATTGGGATGCCGGGATATCCTTGAGGCGGAACATGGTGGCGACGGGCTAGAGCAGATCAATGCCTCCAAACCCGATATTGTGATTACAGATTGGGCGATGGAACCGATCAGCGGCATTCAAATGGTGAAGACCCTGCGGCAGTCGGATGTTACAGCTGTAAAATATATGCCCGTCATCATGCTCACAGGGTTTTCCGAGCGGCGACGCATCGTGTCGGCGCGTGATGCCGGTATTAACGAATACCTGCTTAAACCAGTCTCACCGAAATCATTGTTCAGTCGTATTCAGGCCATCATTGAACAACCGCGAAGATTCGTCAAAACGGCCTCCTATTTCGGCCCCGATCGGCGCCGCGGAAAACAACAGTTTAATGGTCCTGATAAACGCGGCAGCGGCGAAGAGGGCGTACAGATGGACATGAACGTGCAGCTATCACAGCAAGAAATTGAGGATGAGTACTTTATGCCGACAGAGTCAGGCTCTTTTGCATCTTCTGAGCAATACATCCCTCCTGGCATTCGACGCGCACAGGAACTGGCGAAGAAAAACCGGCGATAA
- a CDS encoding DUF962 domain-containing protein — protein MAARLTTYDAFWSFYLKEHSKPLTRGLHYVGTGLVFMLFGIGIFHESVFLFFMPIAGYGFAWASHVLIEKNRPATFTYPWWSLISDFRMFGLWITGRLRPHLKLAGLS, from the coding sequence ATGGCAGCTCGACTCACCACGTATGATGCGTTTTGGTCCTTTTATCTCAAGGAGCACAGTAAACCGCTGACCCGGGGGCTGCATTATGTGGGCACGGGTTTGGTGTTTATGCTGTTCGGAATAGGCATCTTTCACGAATCAGTATTTCTTTTTTTCATGCCCATAGCCGGATACGGATTCGCCTGGGCCAGTCATGTTTTGATTGAGAAAAACCGACCGGCCACGTTTACTTATCCGTGGTGGTCACTGATCAGTGACTTTCGCATGTTCGGGCTTTGGATCACGGGCCGACTTAGACCGCATTTGAAACTCGCGGGTCTATCCTAA